Proteins encoded in a region of the Bacillus horti genome:
- a CDS encoding homogentisate 1,2-dioxygenase produces the protein MPFYHKLGQIPNKRHTQFRRASGELYYEEVMGTRGFSGVQSILYHLHPPTKVKEVKAKGTISYDMEAQPLLQHRHFRTKGAEWKGDPITGRQYFLANEDVQIGLCTPKENMNYFYKNGLKDELIFVHEGSGVLESVFGSLAFKPGDYIVIPIGTTYKMVLEGEGHRFLVVESNSRVEPPKRYRNEYGQLLEHSPYCERDIHIPTWVEPREEKGEFEVRINLDNQVTSYLFEHHPFDVVGWDGYLYPWTLSIHDFEPITGRIHQPPPVHQTFSGNNFVVCSFVPRLFDYHPEAIPAPYAHSNVNSDEVLYYVEGNFMSRKGIDQGSFTLHPSGIPHGPHPGTIEASIGKKATEELAVMIDTFRPLHATSLALTFEDPKYMSSWND, from the coding sequence ATGCCTTTTTATCATAAGCTGGGCCAAATCCCAAATAAGAGGCATACTCAATTTCGAAGGGCAAGTGGAGAGCTATACTATGAAGAAGTGATGGGAACTAGAGGGTTTTCTGGTGTGCAGAGTATTCTATATCATTTACATCCTCCTACGAAGGTCAAGGAGGTTAAAGCAAAGGGAACGATCAGCTATGACATGGAAGCGCAGCCTCTTTTACAGCATAGACATTTTCGTACAAAAGGGGCTGAGTGGAAAGGGGACCCGATTACCGGAAGGCAGTATTTTTTGGCGAATGAGGATGTTCAGATTGGACTTTGTACTCCAAAGGAAAATATGAATTACTTTTATAAGAATGGACTTAAGGATGAATTGATTTTTGTTCATGAGGGATCTGGAGTTTTAGAAAGTGTCTTCGGCAGTCTTGCTTTTAAGCCTGGAGATTATATTGTGATTCCTATCGGTACAACATACAAAATGGTACTTGAAGGTGAAGGACATCGCTTTCTTGTAGTTGAATCAAATAGCCGAGTTGAGCCTCCCAAAAGGTATCGTAATGAATATGGACAATTGCTAGAACACTCCCCGTATTGTGAAAGAGATATCCACATTCCTACGTGGGTAGAGCCAAGGGAGGAAAAGGGTGAGTTTGAGGTAAGAATTAATTTGGATAATCAGGTTACTTCCTATCTGTTTGAGCATCACCCATTTGACGTTGTAGGCTGGGATGGCTACCTATATCCTTGGACTTTAAGCATTCATGACTTTGAGCCCATTACGGGGAGAATCCATCAGCCGCCACCTGTCCATCAAACGTTTTCAGGGAACAATTTTGTAGTCTGCTCCTTTGTTCCTAGACTATTTGACTATCACCCTGAGGCTATTCCTGCTCCTTATGCTCATAGTAATGTAAATAGCGACGAGGTTCTCTATTATGTGGAGGGGAATTTCATGAGTCGTAAGGGGATTGATCAAGGCTCGTTTACGCTACATCCTTCAGGAATACCACATGGCCCACATCCAGGAACCATTGAAGCTTCAATAGGTAAAAAAGCTACAGAGGAGTTGGCCGTGATGATTGATACGTTCAGGCCACTACACGCCACATCCTTAGCCCTTACCTTTGAAGACCCTAAGTACATGTCTAGCTGGAATGATTAG
- a CDS encoding fumarylacetoacetate hydrolase family protein, with the protein MKWLTYRHPSTGEQRAGYLWQSYIIDFEKSLQFIVTLQKQRSEQKNIPFEQKLIEKSSTIQKFPITLLGYLEHQETYKPCLKALETEFMNWEEEEWKRQIEAESPWVIAFDAALLSAPLPRPPSFRDFYAFEAHVRNARKQRGLDMVQEWYHFPSFYFSNHQSILGPNEEVAFPSSSVKWDYELEVGIVIGKQGRNISREKAIEHVFGLTIVNDWSARDLQAEEVKIGLGPAKGKDFATTMGPFVSTVDEWQDRRQGEHVQLKMEAYVNGERTSTGDLNQLYFSIPELIARASQDCTLYPGDILGTGTVGTGSLLEQGKDWLKAGDQVTLKVERIGFLESRIKA; encoded by the coding sequence ATGAAGTGGCTGACGTATCGACATCCTTCCACAGGTGAGCAGAGAGCAGGGTATTTGTGGCAGAGCTATATCATAGACTTTGAAAAGTCCCTGCAATTTATTGTGACCTTGCAAAAGCAGAGATCCGAACAGAAAAATATACCATTTGAACAAAAGCTAATAGAAAAGTCTTCCACTATTCAGAAGTTTCCAATCACCCTGCTTGGCTACTTGGAGCATCAAGAGACGTATAAGCCGTGTTTAAAAGCTTTGGAAACAGAGTTTATGAACTGGGAGGAAGAGGAATGGAAGCGACAAATAGAAGCCGAGTCTCCTTGGGTTATTGCATTTGACGCAGCCCTTTTGTCTGCTCCACTCCCTAGACCTCCTAGCTTTCGAGACTTCTATGCCTTTGAGGCGCATGTGCGGAACGCTAGAAAGCAAAGAGGCTTAGATATGGTTCAGGAATGGTATCACTTTCCTAGCTTTTACTTTAGCAATCATCAATCAATCCTTGGACCAAATGAGGAGGTCGCTTTCCCTTCCTCTTCAGTGAAATGGGATTACGAGCTAGAGGTGGGCATTGTAATTGGTAAGCAGGGCAGGAACATATCACGTGAAAAGGCCATTGAGCATGTCTTTGGCTTAACGATTGTAAATGATTGGAGTGCAAGAGATTTGCAGGCAGAGGAAGTGAAAATCGGCTTAGGACCAGCTAAAGGAAAGGATTTTGCCACCACCATGGGACCCTTTGTTTCGACGGTGGATGAATGGCAGGATCGCAGACAGGGTGAGCATGTGCAGCTTAAAATGGAGGCATATGTAAACGGAGAAAGAACGTCTACTGGTGACCTGAATCAGCTCTACTTTTCCATACCTGAACTTATCGCTCGGGCATCACAGGATTGTACCTTGTACCCGGGGGATATATTGGGAACAGGGACTGTAGGTACTGGCTCATTATTAGAGCAGGGCAAAGACTGGTTGAAGGCTGGTGATCAGGTTACCCTGAAGGTAGAAAGAATCGGTTTTCTAGAGAGTAGAATAAAAGCGTAA
- a CDS encoding PepSY domain-containing protein has product MKLGRFLLGVAAGLAVSYVVIKSSETKFVKPEKALAQIKKKYKDKMSIMGSWIQIEPIAEEFNGLTYNIYQGGLTTLKDGNPHYIDFKVDADTGTILELQS; this is encoded by the coding sequence ATGAAATTAGGTAGATTTTTGCTAGGTGTGGCAGCTGGTTTAGCTGTTAGTTATGTAGTGATTAAGAGCTCTGAAACTAAATTTGTAAAACCCGAAAAAGCACTGGCTCAAATCAAAAAGAAGTATAAGGATAAAATGAGTATTATGGGAAGCTGGATTCAGATTGAACCTATAGCCGAGGAGTTTAACGGTTTAACGTATAATATCTATCAGGGTGGACTTACCACGTTAAAGGATGGAAACCCTCATTACATTGATTTTAAAGTGGATGCAGATACGGGGACAATTCTTGAGTTACAGTCATAA